The Yoonia sp. SS1-5 genome contains a region encoding:
- a CDS encoding response regulator transcription factor yields MRILLAEDEHILAQQIKSVLSSEGRVVDVAADGAEAQFLGETEPYDVIVLDIGLPQRDGITVLKNWRARQIQTPVLLLTARDGWSDRVDGLDAGADDYLTKPFHMPELSARIRAMIRRQSGRTNPVFAKDDVVFDTRNNQVTLDGIPISLTAQEVAVLSYLFHNADRLISRTELSDHIYEYDGDRDSNTIAVFVNRLRKKLGPDLIETVRGRGYVIKVAA; encoded by the coding sequence ATGAGAATACTACTTGCAGAAGACGAGCATATCCTCGCACAGCAAATCAAAAGCGTCCTGTCATCTGAAGGGCGTGTCGTGGATGTGGCTGCCGACGGCGCCGAAGCCCAGTTTCTGGGCGAAACGGAACCTTATGACGTTATCGTCCTTGATATCGGATTGCCGCAGCGTGATGGCATCACGGTCTTGAAAAATTGGCGTGCGCGCCAGATTCAAACGCCGGTGCTTTTGCTGACTGCGCGCGATGGTTGGTCAGACCGGGTTGACGGGCTGGATGCCGGGGCAGACGACTACCTGACCAAGCCTTTCCATATGCCGGAACTCTCTGCCCGGATACGGGCGATGATCCGACGTCAGTCGGGCCGGACCAATCCGGTTTTTGCCAAGGATGATGTGGTATTTGATACCCGAAACAATCAGGTGACGCTGGATGGTATTCCCATAAGCCTGACGGCACAGGAAGTTGCCGTGCTGTCCTATCTCTTCCACAATGCTGATCGCCTCATCTCGCGAACTGAATTGTCCGACCATATTTATGAATATGACGGTGACCGGGACTCGAACACGATTGCGGTTTTTGTAAACCGGCTGCGCAAGAAACTGGGCCCTGATTTGATCGAAACGGTGCGCGGGCGCGGATATGTGATTAAAGTCGCTGCATGA
- a CDS encoding ATP-binding protein codes for MTSLRTRAVAGGVVWAVCSILLGVFGLASFLESQTQQRFDDLLLNRHTQAVIAVGNHFDAPANIAAAIGDPVYLRPFSGEYWQIENGDGALFVSRSLVDLLLPRPVPESGELMISNYVGPTGAQMRAVTQWVTLDDGSRWHVQVASSVQSLLADRAKLRSNLVLAFGVITIIGVMAAFLQASATLRPLNDLRRDVLARWEADGDLDPEAYPIEVAPLVKDINVLLERNREIVNRSRRQSADLAHAIKTPSAIVRNELEKMQAAGQPVQQSIDALDRLDAQLKRSFARMRADGGNAAMHTFTDLDTSLGRFTRAFAAMARNDGKILTTDIPPGLRVRMDSSDFDEIIGNLLDNALKWSHSMIHLSAREVGDFVDICVEDDGDGIPEDDYGSATLSGQRLDTSKPGTGLGLAIASDLAHAYGGKIQLSVSDMFKGLHVRIHLKHTGV; via the coding sequence ATGACATCGCTGCGCACACGCGCAGTCGCGGGTGGGGTGGTCTGGGCGGTTTGCTCGATCCTGCTGGGCGTGTTTGGCCTGGCCTCATTTCTCGAGTCCCAGACACAGCAGCGATTTGATGACCTGCTGCTGAACCGGCACACGCAGGCCGTCATCGCCGTTGGCAACCACTTTGATGCGCCGGCAAATATTGCGGCCGCAATTGGTGATCCCGTCTATCTGCGGCCATTTTCCGGCGAGTACTGGCAGATCGAGAACGGCGATGGGGCACTTTTTGTATCGCGGTCCCTGGTCGATCTGTTGTTGCCCCGGCCTGTGCCGGAATCGGGTGAGCTGATGATCAGCAACTATGTGGGCCCAACGGGCGCGCAAATGCGCGCGGTCACCCAATGGGTGACGCTTGATGACGGGTCGCGCTGGCACGTGCAGGTGGCGTCGTCCGTACAAAGCCTGTTGGCGGATCGTGCCAAGTTACGCAGCAATCTTGTGCTGGCCTTTGGCGTGATCACGATCATCGGTGTCATGGCCGCATTCCTGCAGGCTTCGGCTACATTGCGCCCCCTGAACGATTTGCGGCGGGATGTCCTGGCCCGCTGGGAGGCAGATGGCGATCTGGATCCAGAGGCCTACCCCATCGAGGTTGCACCGTTGGTCAAGGACATCAACGTGCTGCTCGAACGCAACCGCGAGATCGTGAACCGGTCGCGCCGACAATCCGCTGATCTGGCCCATGCGATCAAGACGCCGTCTGCTATCGTCCGCAATGAGCTGGAAAAGATGCAAGCGGCCGGGCAACCTGTTCAGCAATCTATTGACGCGCTCGACCGGCTGGATGCGCAGCTGAAACGGTCCTTTGCCCGGATGCGCGCCGATGGTGGGAATGCTGCGATGCACACCTTTACCGATCTTGATACATCGTTGGGCCGCTTTACCCGCGCCTTTGCCGCCATGGCGCGCAATGACGGAAAGATACTGACAACCGATATTCCGCCCGGTCTGCGGGTCCGGATGGATTCAAGTGATTTTGACGAGATCATTGGCAATCTTTTGGACAATGCGTTGAAATGGTCCCACAGCATGATCCACCTCTCGGCGCGGGAAGTCGGCGATTTTGTTGACATATGTGTCGAAGATGACGGTGATGGCATCCCCGAGGATGACTACGGCAGTGCGACGCTCAGCGGCCAGCGGCTGGATACATCCAAGCCCGGCACGGGCCTTGGGCTGGCGATTGCGTCAGATCTTGCACATGCCTATGGCGGAAAAATCCAGTTGAGTGTTTCGGACATGTTCAAGGGGCTTCACGTGCGTATTCACCTGAAACATACCGGCGTCTAA